In a genomic window of Pseudomonadota bacterium:
- the xerD gene encoding site-specific tyrosine recombinase XerD, whose translation MKGCQGLARDMASREQIEEFLDVLWMERGLSRNTLAAYRADLLGFAGWLGQQGGRLLLQAGRSDLLAYLAERAGGGAQPRSSARLLSTLRRFYRYQVREGRLQEDPSARIDAPRIGRRLPDSLTEEEVSRLLAAPDESTPLGLRDRTMLEVLYATGLRVSELVTLRIDQCNQRLGVVRVTGKGNKERLIPLGEDALEWLARYLDEARPELVRGNDNAGLFLSRRAKPMTRQTFWHIIRRYSRQANITKHLSPHTLRHAFATHLLNHGADLRVVQLLLGHSDLSTTQIYTHVARERLKQLHTDHHPRG comes from the coding sequence ATGAAGGGGTGCCAGGGCTTGGCGCGTGACATGGCCTCGCGCGAGCAGATCGAAGAGTTCCTTGATGTACTCTGGATGGAACGAGGACTGAGCAGGAATACGCTTGCAGCCTATCGAGCGGACCTGCTGGGATTCGCTGGCTGGCTCGGCCAACAGGGGGGACGCCTGCTGCTCCAGGCCGGACGATCCGATCTGCTTGCCTACCTGGCGGAACGGGCTGGTGGGGGTGCTCAGCCGCGCAGCAGCGCGCGTCTGCTCTCGACGCTGCGACGCTTCTACCGCTACCAGGTACGCGAGGGCAGACTCCAGGAGGATCCAAGTGCTCGAATCGATGCGCCGCGCATCGGACGCAGGCTGCCCGATTCACTCACCGAGGAGGAGGTGAGTCGACTTCTCGCCGCGCCCGATGAGAGTACCCCGCTGGGGCTGCGCGACCGCACCATGCTGGAGGTGCTCTACGCAACGGGGCTCAGGGTATCGGAACTGGTTACGCTGCGCATCGATCAGTGCAATCAACGCCTCGGGGTGGTCCGAGTGACCGGTAAAGGGAACAAAGAACGCCTGATACCCCTGGGGGAGGATGCGTTGGAATGGCTGGCCCGCTATCTGGATGAAGCGCGCCCGGAACTTGTGCGGGGCAACGATAACGCGGGCTTGTTTCTTTCACGTCGGGCAAAGCCCATGACGCGACAAACCTTCTGGCATATCATCAGGCGCTACAGCCGCCAGGCGAACATCACCAAACATCTATCTCCTCACACGTTACGCCATGCGTTTGCCACCCATTTGCTCAATCACGGAGCGGATCTACGGGTGGTGCAGCTGCTGCTCGGGCACAGCGATCTGTCAACGACCCAGATTTATACGCATGTAGCGCGCGAGCGGCTCAAGCAACTCCACACCGACCATCACCCGCGAGGGTAG
- a CDS encoding flagellar brake protein yields the protein MPLAMNQPVRKPHLREFEQVTPAIGIGTVVQLTLTTRHERLSSHFIGMETGNYWIVADPLKHAGVPYPISSGNPISVRYRFRGAVYGFVAELVERIESPAKLLFLRCPELVARHVLRNTRRIDCQLPCTVVAGDSELPGKLLDISSEGCRCAVRLSANHPEFLFKSGDEVVLNLKLPGIAYEQIVWGEVKNLKADAERARFGLRFDQLDIDVQGRLAEFMKAVEDL from the coding sequence ATGCCGCTTGCCATGAATCAGCCTGTGCGCAAACCACATCTCAGGGAGTTTGAACAGGTGACACCCGCCATCGGGATTGGCACCGTCGTGCAACTCACGCTCACTACACGACATGAACGCCTCAGCAGCCATTTCATCGGGATGGAGACCGGCAACTACTGGATCGTGGCCGATCCCCTCAAGCACGCAGGCGTCCCCTACCCTATCTCGTCCGGCAATCCGATCAGTGTCCGCTACCGATTCCGGGGTGCGGTGTACGGTTTTGTTGCCGAACTGGTGGAACGCATCGAATCTCCCGCCAAACTGCTTTTTTTGCGCTGCCCCGAGCTGGTTGCAAGGCATGTACTGCGCAATACCCGGCGTATTGACTGCCAGCTCCCCTGTACGGTGGTGGCAGGCGACAGCGAGTTGCCGGGCAAGTTGCTCGACATCAGCTCCGAGGGGTGCAGGTGCGCGGTGCGCCTGTCCGCGAACCACCCGGAATTCCTGTTCAAGAGCGGTGACGAGGTGGTGCTCAATCTCAAGCTGCCCGGCATCGCCTATGAACAGATCGTGTGGGGTGAGGTGAAGAATCTCAAGGCAGATGCCGAACGCGCGCGCTTTGGCCTCCGTTTCGATCAGCTCGACATCGATGTACAAGGCCGCCTGGCCGAGTTTATGAAGGCCGTTGAGGATCTCTAA
- the trxA gene encoding thioredoxin — MKNSPHIVEVTDDNFEHTVIAASHIAPVLVDFWAEWCQPCKQMLPTLLKLVDEFAGDFILAKLNIDEQSNLAAEAGVRSVPTVMVFRKGMVVDQFLGVQPETVIREIIERNRFSEADRLMSQAAEKAALGLWPAATALAHQAAVLEPGNGVLQFEVAGFLVSAGDLDGAETTLAGLPREIRESPEADTLRARIDLSRALIAAPDRSALEETVEQQPLEPLPRYQLAARYLEDGEAESALQQLLAIVQMDRGFREDGARKAMLAVFAQLGPDDPLIARYRTQMLNILH, encoded by the coding sequence ATGAAAAATAGCCCCCATATCGTCGAAGTCACCGATGACAACTTCGAGCACACCGTCATTGCCGCTTCTCATATCGCACCAGTGCTGGTCGATTTCTGGGCGGAGTGGTGCCAGCCCTGCAAACAGATGCTGCCCACCCTGCTCAAGCTGGTCGACGAGTTCGCCGGCGATTTTATTCTCGCCAAACTCAATATCGATGAGCAGAGCAATCTTGCCGCAGAGGCCGGAGTTCGCAGCGTTCCCACCGTCATGGTGTTCCGAAAAGGGATGGTGGTGGATCAGTTCCTCGGCGTACAGCCTGAGACCGTGATCCGCGAAATAATCGAACGCAATCGGTTCAGTGAAGCAGACCGATTGATGTCACAGGCCGCAGAGAAGGCCGCTCTGGGGCTCTGGCCGGCGGCGACCGCCCTGGCACACCAGGCTGCCGTCCTGGAACCCGGCAACGGAGTACTGCAATTCGAGGTGGCAGGCTTCCTGGTCAGTGCCGGCGATCTCGATGGGGCCGAGACAACATTGGCGGGCTTGCCCCGTGAAATCCGTGAAAGCCCGGAAGCGGACACCCTGCGCGCGCGTATTGATCTGTCACGCGCCCTTATTGCGGCACCCGACCGCAGCGCGCTGGAAGAGACCGTCGAGCAACAGCCGCTTGAACCCCTGCCGCGCTACCAGCTCGCTGCCCGTTATCTGGAAGACGGCGAAGCCGAATCGGCATTGCAACAACTGCTTGCCATCGTGCAGATGGACCGGGGTTTTCGCGAAGACGGTGCGCGCAAGGCGATGCTCGCGGTATTCGCCCAACTCGGCCCCGATGATCCGTTGATCGCGCGCTATCGCACGCAAATGCTTAACATCCTGCACTAA
- the mutS gene encoding DNA mismatch repair protein MutS — protein sequence MMRQYLRIKSEHPTVLVFYRMGDFYELFYDDAIRGSKLLDITLTSRGQSAGKPIPMAGVPVHAVDNYLVRLVRLGESVAICEQTGDPAKSKGPVDREVVRIVTPGTLTDEALLDERRDTLLVAVHCRHDHFGIAILDLAGGRFSLEQISGEESFLAEMERLKPAELLCAEDALLPAAAGRRSGLTTRPPWHFAPQTAERRLCDHLGTRDLSGFGCEGMPLAIAAAGALLQYVGDTQRSSLPHIRSLRIEHPGDAIQIDANSRRNLEIDTNLAGVQQHTLLGILDHTATAMGSRALRRWVNRPLRDQERLRKRLQAVETLIDNRAYEGLHTHLKGIGDIERILTRIGLRSARPRDLSALRDSLQLLPELRCSLATLDSPQLAEFHNRIDESPEALTRLRAAVIEVPPVLIRDGGVIAPGYDSELDELRALSENADQFLLDLESRERQRTGIAALKVSYNRVHGYYIELGRSHAERIPDDYIRRQTLKSAERYITPELKGFEDQVLSARERALTREKVLYEELLDLLAEWIPALQESADALAELDVLVTFAHCAATLEWNSPRFSPETGLHIEAGRHPVVEQVTDQAFIPNDLHLGPDRRMLIITGPNMGGKSTYMRQVALIVVLAHIGSYVPARTAVLGPIDRIFTRIGAADDLAGGRSTFMVEMTETANILHNASTQSLVLMDEIGRGTSTFDGLALAWACARHLAEHIGAYTLFATHYFELTRLPEEVAVVANVHLNAVEHDQRIVFLHSVEEGPADRSYGLHVAALAGVPPAVIEPARAYLLELEQGRSANAGATPGATQLPLFSAKTPSQVETALADLDIDDLSPRRALEWIYRLREMLAQD from the coding sequence ATGATGCGGCAATACCTGCGCATCAAGAGCGAGCATCCCACGGTCCTGGTCTTCTATCGCATGGGCGATTTCTACGAGCTTTTCTATGACGACGCGATCAGAGGTTCGAAGCTGCTCGACATAACCTTGACCAGTCGCGGTCAATCGGCGGGCAAACCCATTCCCATGGCCGGTGTACCGGTTCATGCGGTGGATAACTACCTGGTGCGCCTGGTACGTCTTGGCGAATCCGTGGCCATCTGCGAGCAGACCGGCGATCCGGCCAAATCCAAAGGCCCCGTGGATCGTGAGGTTGTGCGGATAGTCACACCCGGCACGCTTACCGATGAGGCGCTGTTGGACGAACGGCGGGACACACTCCTGGTGGCGGTTCATTGTCGCCACGACCACTTTGGTATCGCGATACTGGATCTGGCCGGTGGCCGCTTCAGCCTCGAGCAGATCAGTGGCGAGGAATCCTTCCTGGCGGAGATGGAACGCCTCAAACCCGCTGAGCTTTTATGCGCAGAAGACGCCCTATTGCCGGCAGCCGCCGGTCGCCGTTCCGGCCTTACCACGCGCCCCCCGTGGCATTTCGCCCCGCAAACCGCCGAGCGCCGGCTCTGCGACCACCTGGGCACCCGTGATCTGAGTGGGTTCGGTTGCGAAGGTATGCCCCTGGCCATTGCGGCGGCCGGTGCACTGCTTCAGTACGTTGGAGATACACAGCGCAGTTCGCTGCCGCACATCCGCAGCCTGCGCATCGAGCATCCCGGCGACGCGATCCAGATAGACGCCAATAGCCGTCGCAATCTCGAAATCGATACCAATCTCGCGGGGGTCCAGCAGCATACGCTCCTGGGAATACTCGACCACACGGCCACCGCAATGGGCAGCCGCGCTCTGCGGCGCTGGGTGAACCGGCCGCTGCGCGACCAGGAACGGCTCCGCAAGCGGCTTCAAGCGGTTGAAACGCTGATTGACAATCGCGCCTATGAGGGCTTGCACACGCATCTGAAGGGGATTGGAGATATCGAACGCATCCTCACCCGAATCGGGCTGAGATCCGCGCGGCCCAGAGATCTCTCCGCGCTGCGCGACAGCTTGCAACTGCTTCCTGAATTGCGGTGTTCGCTCGCGACCCTCGATTCCCCCCAGTTGGCGGAATTCCACAACCGAATCGACGAATCCCCCGAGGCCCTGACACGGTTGCGTGCGGCTGTGATCGAGGTCCCTCCAGTCCTGATTCGAGATGGCGGCGTCATCGCTCCCGGTTACGACAGCGAACTCGACGAACTGCGCGCCTTGAGCGAGAACGCCGACCAATTCCTCCTCGATCTCGAATCACGAGAGCGCCAGCGCACCGGTATCGCGGCTCTGAAAGTGAGCTACAACCGGGTCCATGGTTACTACATCGAATTAGGTCGCAGTCATGCCGAGCGCATCCCGGACGATTACATCCGCCGCCAGACACTCAAATCGGCGGAACGCTACATCACACCGGAACTCAAGGGTTTTGAAGACCAGGTACTCAGCGCCCGCGAGCGCGCGCTGACCAGGGAGAAGGTGCTCTACGAAGAACTGTTGGACCTACTGGCCGAATGGATCCCTGCCTTGCAGGAGAGCGCCGATGCGCTCGCCGAGCTCGACGTTCTGGTGACCTTTGCCCACTGCGCCGCCACGCTTGAATGGAATTCACCCCGGTTTTCTCCCGAAACGGGGCTGCATATTGAAGCGGGCCGCCATCCGGTAGTGGAACAGGTTACCGATCAGGCCTTCATCCCCAATGATCTGCATCTGGGTCCGGACCGCCGCATGCTGATCATCACCGGACCCAATATGGGTGGTAAATCGACCTACATGCGCCAGGTTGCACTCATCGTGGTACTGGCTCATATCGGGAGCTACGTGCCCGCTCGAACCGCCGTCCTCGGACCGATAGATCGCATCTTTACCCGCATCGGGGCGGCCGACGATCTCGCCGGCGGCCGTTCGACCTTCATGGTGGAAATGACTGAGACCGCCAACATCCTGCACAACGCCAGCACGCAGAGTCTGGTGCTGATGGACGAGATCGGTCGTGGCACAAGCACCTTTGACGGCCTGGCCCTCGCCTGGGCCTGCGCTCGCCATCTGGCCGAACATATTGGTGCCTACACCCTGTTCGCCACCCACTATTTCGAGCTCACCCGACTACCCGAAGAGGTTGCGGTAGTCGCGAATGTCCACCTCAACGCAGTGGAGCATGACCAGCGCATCGTGTTTCTTCACAGTGTCGAGGAGGGTCCGGCCGATCGCAGTTACGGTCTGCACGTCGCCGCGCTGGCCGGCGTTCCCCCCGCCGTGATCGAACCGGCGCGTGCCTACCTTCTGGAGCTCGAACAGGGGAGGTCTGCAAACGCCGGCGCAACACCCGGTGCTACTCAACTGCCGCTGTTTTCCGCCAAAACCCCCAGCCAGGTGGAGACTGCGTTGGCCGATCTCGACATCGATGATCTCTCGCCGCGCCGGGCGCTGGAATGGATCTACCGATTGCGGGAGATGTTGGCGCAGGATTGA
- a CDS encoding serine protein kinase has translation MGQDKSEFAELIERDRMERTTKKWSGTLIDYLDVVKKDPSITKLAHARMYELIRGAGVRDIAESENPKVKRLFADDPVKVYGFFEHEFFGVETTLAQIVRYFQSAALHGEESRQVLYLMGPVGAGKSSLVEKLQGGLEQVDPIYAIAGCPIHEEPLHLIPRHLRIEFEKMLGVHIEGDLCPVCRYRLKNEFNGKYETMMVETIEFSKRDRRGIGVVPPVDPNNQDTSVLIGSEDISKLDIYSEGDPRVLDLNGAFNVGNRGMVEFIEVFKNETEYLHAMITATQEKFVPAPGRHGTVYVDSVIVAHSNEAEWQRFRADNTNEAILDRIVVVKVPYNLRVTEEVKIYKKILGKSDFDAHIAPYTIEIASLFAILSRLEQSPKVDLMTKVRLYDGEEVVEKGRTKRLSVRELREDAKSEGMNGISTRFIMKAIDNALSNNPECINPINVREALVNMVKASDYSDDVRKRYLEFLQDMIHKEYLEMLEKEITKAFVYSYQEQAESLFQNYLDHAEAFVNKSKVKDRNTNEELEPDEEFLKSIEEHIAIIGSAAEGFRQEVIAFLWASQRRGETINYQSYEPLKSAIEKKLMSSVREISRIITKSRTRDEEQKQKYDGMVQNLMDNGYCEHCVDVILKYAANNLWKD, from the coding sequence ATGGGGCAGGATAAGAGCGAGTTTGCTGAACTGATAGAACGCGATCGGATGGAACGCACCACTAAAAAGTGGAGCGGTACATTGATCGACTACCTGGATGTGGTCAAAAAAGATCCTTCGATCACCAAATTGGCGCACGCACGCATGTACGAGCTGATCCGTGGCGCGGGCGTACGCGATATCGCAGAGTCGGAGAATCCCAAAGTCAAACGCCTCTTTGCCGATGATCCGGTGAAGGTATACGGGTTCTTCGAACACGAGTTTTTCGGTGTTGAGACGACATTGGCGCAGATCGTGCGCTATTTCCAATCGGCTGCGCTGCACGGCGAGGAGAGCCGTCAGGTGCTCTACCTGATGGGGCCCGTAGGCGCCGGCAAAAGCTCGCTGGTGGAAAAGTTGCAGGGCGGCTTGGAGCAGGTCGATCCCATTTACGCCATTGCCGGTTGCCCGATCCACGAGGAGCCCCTGCACCTCATTCCGCGGCATCTGCGTATCGAGTTCGAGAAGATGCTGGGCGTTCATATCGAGGGTGACCTCTGCCCGGTTTGCCGCTACCGCCTGAAGAACGAATTCAACGGCAAGTACGAAACCATGATGGTGGAGACCATCGAGTTCTCCAAACGGGACCGGCGCGGCATCGGCGTCGTACCCCCGGTCGATCCCAACAACCAGGATACATCGGTGCTGATCGGATCGGAGGATATCTCCAAGCTGGATATCTATTCAGAAGGCGATCCGCGCGTGCTCGATCTCAACGGGGCGTTCAACGTCGGCAACCGCGGCATGGTCGAGTTCATAGAGGTTTTCAAGAATGAGACGGAATACCTGCATGCCATGATTACCGCAACGCAGGAGAAATTCGTGCCCGCACCGGGACGCCACGGCACAGTGTATGTCGATTCGGTCATCGTTGCACACTCCAACGAAGCCGAATGGCAGCGGTTCCGCGCCGACAATACCAACGAAGCCATTCTCGATCGTATCGTTGTCGTCAAGGTGCCGTACAACCTGCGGGTCACCGAAGAGGTCAAGATCTACAAGAAAATACTCGGCAAATCCGATTTCGACGCCCACATAGCGCCCTACACGATAGAAATCGCTTCGCTGTTCGCCATTCTGTCGCGCCTCGAGCAGAGTCCGAAGGTGGATTTGATGACCAAAGTGCGGCTCTACGACGGTGAGGAGGTGGTAGAGAAGGGCAGGACCAAGCGACTTAGCGTTCGCGAATTGCGCGAGGATGCAAAATCGGAGGGCATGAACGGCATCTCGACGCGGTTCATCATGAAGGCGATCGACAATGCGTTGTCCAACAATCCCGAATGCATCAATCCGATCAATGTGCGCGAGGCGTTGGTCAATATGGTCAAAGCGTCGGATTACTCCGATGATGTGCGCAAACGCTATCTCGAGTTTCTTCAGGACATGATCCACAAGGAGTACCTGGAGATGCTCGAGAAGGAGATTACCAAGGCGTTCGTATACTCCTACCAGGAACAGGCGGAATCGTTGTTCCAGAACTATCTCGACCACGCCGAGGCTTTTGTCAACAAGAGCAAGGTGAAAGACCGCAACACCAACGAAGAGTTGGAACCGGACGAGGAGTTTCTCAAGTCCATTGAGGAACACATCGCCATTATCGGCAGTGCCGCAGAGGGTTTCCGCCAGGAAGTGATCGCCTTCCTGTGGGCCAGTCAGCGCCGCGGCGAGACGATCAACTACCAAAGCTACGAGCCTTTGAAGTCGGCGATCGAAAAGAAGTTGATGAGTTCGGTTCGTGAGATCAGCCGCATCATAACCAAATCCCGCACCCGCGACGAAGAACAGAAACAAAAATACGACGGCATGGTGCAGAATCTGATGGACAACGGTTACTGCGAACACTGCGTTGATGTAATTCTCAAGTACGCGGCCAACAATTTGTGGAAGGACTAG
- a CDS encoding DUF444 family protein: MSNSETIFRPYSPSESLRSDRSAGDRQRHRGKVLESIRDNIADLIAEEAIIGQSSDRVVKIPIRSIREYRFVYGENTPGVGTGDGDTEEGQVVGRAKGGEPGPGPAGNQPGFDYYETDVTLDELISIMFEDLALPDMEQKRLRQVMSERTSKRRGYRQVGVHVHLDKKRSARARVRRKLATTRAGRARDDGRFPFHQDDLKFRHRVPDMKPSSNAVVICIMDTSGSMDMMKKYLARSFFFLLHRFVCTRYQHVELVFIAHHTQAREVTEEEFFHKGESGGTMISSGYNKALEVIRDRYHPEHWNIYAFHCSDGDNFASDNEQTLRAAKQLCEVCNLFGYGEIKPYSLHYESSLIEAFEKIDAENYQAVLIKRKDDVWPSFKALLKRERLPETGDGETPA, encoded by the coding sequence GTGAGCAACAGCGAAACCATTTTCAGGCCCTACTCTCCTTCTGAGTCGTTACGCTCCGATCGCAGCGCCGGTGATCGCCAGAGACACCGTGGCAAAGTGCTGGAATCGATCCGTGACAACATCGCCGATCTTATTGCCGAGGAAGCGATTATTGGTCAATCCAGTGATCGCGTCGTAAAAATACCCATTCGTTCCATACGCGAGTATCGCTTTGTCTACGGTGAAAACACGCCGGGTGTGGGTACCGGTGATGGCGATACCGAGGAAGGACAGGTCGTGGGTCGCGCAAAGGGCGGCGAACCCGGCCCGGGGCCGGCCGGCAATCAGCCGGGCTTTGACTATTACGAAACCGATGTAACGCTGGATGAACTCATCTCTATCATGTTTGAGGATCTGGCACTTCCCGATATGGAACAGAAACGTTTGCGTCAGGTGATGTCGGAGCGCACCTCCAAAAGGCGCGGTTATCGTCAGGTCGGAGTGCATGTGCATCTGGACAAAAAGCGTTCGGCACGCGCTCGCGTGCGGCGCAAACTGGCTACAACCCGAGCCGGACGAGCGCGCGACGATGGGCGTTTCCCGTTTCATCAGGACGATTTGAAGTTCCGCCATCGCGTGCCGGATATGAAGCCTTCTTCCAATGCGGTGGTGATCTGCATCATGGATACATCGGGTTCGATGGACATGATGAAGAAATATCTGGCACGCAGCTTCTTCTTCTTGTTGCATCGTTTCGTCTGCACCCGCTATCAACATGTCGAACTGGTCTTCATCGCCCACCATACCCAGGCACGTGAAGTTACCGAGGAGGAGTTCTTTCACAAGGGCGAATCGGGTGGCACGATGATCTCATCGGGTTATAACAAGGCGCTGGAGGTGATACGCGATCGCTATCATCCTGAACATTGGAACATCTATGCATTTCATTGTTCGGACGGCGACAACTTTGCCAGTGATAATGAGCAGACGTTGCGCGCGGCCAAACAGCTGTGTGAGGTATGCAATCTGTTTGGCTACGGTGAGATAAAACCCTATTCGCTCCATTATGAGAGTTCTCTGATAGAGGCGTTTGAGAAGATTGATGCCGAAAACTATCAGGCCGTTCTTATAAAACGTAAGGATGATGTCTGGCCGAGTTTCAAGGCGTTGTTGAAACGTGAGCGCCTCCCGGAGACAGGAGACGGGGAGACGCCCGCATGA